A DNA window from Molothrus ater isolate BHLD 08-10-18 breed brown headed cowbird chromosome 2, BPBGC_Mater_1.1, whole genome shotgun sequence contains the following coding sequences:
- the MAB21L1 gene encoding putative nucleotidyltransferase MAB21L1 — translation MIAAQAKLVYHLNKYYNEKCQARKAAIAKTIREVCKVVSDVLKEVEVQEPRFISSLNEMDNRYEGLEVISPTEFEVVLYLNQMGVFNFVDDGSLPGCAVLKLSDGRKRSMSLWVEFITASGYLSARKIRSRFQTLVAQAVDKCSYRDVVKMVADTSEVKLRIRDRYVVQITPAFKCTGIWPRSAAHWPLPHIPWPGPNRVAEVKAEGFNLLSKECHSLAGKQSSAESDAWVLQFAEAENRLQMGGCRKKCLSILKTLRDRHLELPGQPLNNYHMKTLVSYECEKHPRESDWDESCLGDRLNGILLQLISCLQCRRCPHYFLPNLDLFQGKPHSALENAAKQTWRLAREILTNPKSLEKL, via the coding sequence ATGATCGCGGCCCAGGCCAAGCTGGTGTATCATTTGAATAAATACTACAATGAGAAATGCCAAGCCAGGAAAGCTGCAATCGCCAAAACGATCCGAGAAGTCTGCAAAGTGGTGTCGGACGTGctgaaggaggtggaggtgcaGGAGCCTCGCTTCATCAGTTCCTTGAACGAGATGGACAATCGCTACGAGGGGCTGGAAGTCATCTCCCCCACGGAGTTTGAAGTCGTGCTGTATCTGAACCAAATGGGGGTTTTCAACTTCGTGGACGACGGCTCCTTGCCGGGCTGCGCTGTGTTAAAGTTAAGCGACGGGCGCAAGAGGAGCATGTCCCTCTGGGTGGAGTTCATCACGGCGTCTGGCTACCTCTCCGCTCGCAAAATCCGGTCCAGATTCCAGACTCTGGTGGCTCAAGCCGTGGATAAGTGCAGTTACAGAGACGTGGTAAAGATGGTGGCGGACACCAGCGAGGTGAAGCTGAGGATCAGGGATCGGTACGTCGTGCAGATCACTCCAGCGTTCAAGTGCACGGGGATCTGGCCGCGGAGTGCTGCGCACTGGCCGCTTCCCCACATCCCCTGGCCGGGACCCAACCGGGTGGCGGAGGTCAAGGCGGAAGGCTTCAACCTCTTGTCCAAGGAGTGCCACTCTCTGGCCGGCAAGCAGAGCTCGGCCGAGAGCGatgcctgggtgctgcagttCGCGGAAGCTGAGAACAGACTGCAGATGGGCGGCTGCAGGAAGAAATGCCTCTCCATCCTCAAAACCTTACGGGACCGTCACCTGGAGCTGCCGGGCCAGCCCCTGAATAATTATCACATGAAGACTCTGGTTTCCTACGAATGCGAAAAGCATCCCCGCGAATCGGACTGGGACGAGTCGTGCCTGGGGGACCGGCTCAACGGGATTTTACTGCAGCTCATCTCGTGCCTCCAGTGCCGGAGGTGCCCGCACTACTTCTTGCCCAACTTAGACCTCTTTCAGGGCAAACCTCACTCGGCCCTGGAAAACGCGGCCAAACAAACGTGGCGACTGGCTAGGGAAATACTTACCAACCCGAAAAGTTTGGAGAAACTTTAG